A portion of the Cydia strobilella chromosome 5, ilCydStro3.1, whole genome shotgun sequence genome contains these proteins:
- the LOC134741289 gene encoding uncharacterized protein LOC134741289 isoform X2 → MVTTSEPIKVTSKQFKCNQCPYCSSTHYINQCPKFSALNVIARIRAVNKLRLCFNCLSGTHVLTNCRASTCRVCEGKHHTLLHKPNTNTHVGSNPVPTRLPISTLIDEQPSSSQIETTLSNNTLIEKQINNARNRSVFLTTAQVLVRDKHNNVHKMKAFLDNGSQENFITENAAKKLQLNKEQLALNVIGFNEKVSSLLESCDVTLHSLDGTFTTNLSCFITPIICTTNILIPNVQRWHIPSRYKLADDEFNLAQDVDLLIGGEIFFDLLLTGKYKLGPGLPVLRRSRLGWIVTGSVQKKTESAIQCKVTVETQLKKFWEIEEGSAPNLPYDEKQCEDIFLKTHTHNSEGNFEIELPLKQPPTKLGQSRHIAYRRFKTLESKFERNPEFKDKYVNFMREFEQAGHMIQLQDNYDGPCNFLPHQAVFRDSPSTPIRIVFDCSCRTDNGISLNDIQYKGSIIQDELINILLRFRKYQYVINADIQKMYRCIYVKPNQQYLQCIFWRENTHQRLQIYMLTTLSFGLKSAPHIATRCLLQLSNENQHTFPAAAEAIANQFYMDDFIAGGDDENQVAETASQVNEILRGANFTLRKWKSNSEVIIKRVSETHTHQNTHTTEFGDKTHKVLGLAWSSDSDELMYTIKENQISHPITKRKVLGVISSIFDPLGLTGPVIVVAKIFIQKLFKAQLDWDTELTQDLIQEWNTFYRDLFLLNQLKISRCTVIPNYVTIQIHGFCDSSIKAYGAAIYIRSSDRVGNVQVHLLYSKSKISPIQPQTIPNLELCSSLLLATHVDKIKRALKCDVSGINLWSDSKITLCWIKNSNPKLTCFVSNRVTKVLSLTNKHEWSWVRSEDNPADLLSRGVAPGKLETNQLWWSGPAWLTQSPKLEQLIQIINYQDHCP, encoded by the coding sequence ATGGTAACCACGTCCGAACCTATCAAGGTAACCTCCAAACAGTTTAAATGTAACCAGTGTCCGTATTGTTCGAGTACGCATTATATTAATCAGTGTCCAAAGTTTAGTGCATTAAACGTTATCGCGCGCATCCGAGCCGTGAATAAATTACGATTATGCTTTAATTGTTTGTCCGGAACGCATGTCTTAACAAACTGCAGGGCCAGTACATGTCGAGTATGTGAGGGCAAGCATCATACGTTACTACACAAACCAAATACCAACACTCATGTAGGTAGTAACCCCGTACCAACGCGATTACCAATATCAACGTTAATCGACGAACAACCGAGTTCTAGTCAAATCGAGACTACCTTGTCGAATAACACTTTaatcgaaaaacaaataaacaatgcgCGAAATAGGTCAGTTTTCCTTACAACAGCCCAAGTGCTCGTTAGGGATAAGCATAACAATGTGCATAAAATGAAGGCATTTTTAGACAATGGCTCgcaagaaaatttcattaccgaaaacgcggccaaaaagttacaattaaaCAAGGAACAACTTGCCTTAAATGTCATAGGTTTCAATGAAAAAGTGTCTAGCCTTTTAGAATCGTGTGACGTAACATTGCATTCCTTAGACGGAACCTTTACAACGAATTTGTCCTGTTTTATTACGCCTATAATTTGtactaccaacattttaataccaAACGTGCAACGTTGGCACATTCCGTCGCGTTATAAATTAGCTGATGACGAGTTTAACTTAGCTCAAGATGTAGATTTGCTTATCGGTGGGGAGATATTCTTTGATTTACTTCTTACCGGTAAATACAAGCTCGGGCCCGGATTACCGGTTCTGAGACGCTCGCGATTAGGATGGATAGtcacgggttccgtacaaaaaaaaaccgagtctgccattcaatgtaaagttacagtagaaactcaattaaaaaagttttgggaAATAGAGGAGGGTTCCGCACCAAATTTACCCTATGATGAAAAACAATGTGAGGATATATTTCTGAAAACTCACACTCACAACTCTGAGGGTAATTTCGAAATAGAACTTCCATTAAAGCAGCCACCTACCAAGTTAGGTCAATCTAGGCACATAGCATATCGGAGGTTCAAAACATTAGAATCCAAGTTCGAGCGGAACCCcgaatttaaagataaatatgtgAATTTCATGCGCGAGTTCGAACAAGCTGGCCATATGATTCAATTACAAGATAATTATGATGGCCCATGTAATTTTCTACCCCACCAAGCTGTTTTTCGCGACTCCCCCTCAACCCCTATTCGAATTGTTTTCGACTGCTCATGCAGAACTGATAACGGCATTTCTTTGAATGATATCCAATACAAAGGCTCAATAATACAGGACGAACTCATAAATATACTTCTACGATTCCGAAAATACCAATATGTTATTAACGCtgacatacaaaaaatgtacagatgtatttatgttaaaccAAATCAACAATACCTACAATGCATATTTTGGCGGGAAAATACTCACCAACGACTCCAAATTTATATGCTGACCACATTAAGTTTCGGCTTAAAGTCAGCACCACATATTGCAACCAGatgtttgttacaattgtcaaACGAAAACCAACACACATTTCCAGCAGCTGCAGAGGCCATAGCGAACCAGTTCTACATGGACGATTTTATCGCCGGCGGCGACGACGAGAATCAGGTAGCTGAAACTGCATCACAGGTGAACGAGATCCTGCGGGGAGCCAACTTCACGCTGCGGAAATGGAAGTCCAATTCCGAAGTCATCATAAAACGGGTGagcgaaacacacacacaccaaaacacacacacaaccgaATTTGGAGATAAAACACATAAGGTCCTGGGTTTAGCGTGGTCTAGTGACTCAGATGAGCTTATGTATACCATTAAAgaaaaccaaatttcacacccaaTCACCAAAAGAAAGGTACTAGGGGTAATTTCGTCCATTTTCGACCCCCTAGGCTTGACGGGACCAGTAATTGTagtagccaaaatatttattcaaaaattatttaaggctCAATTAGATTGGGATACCGAATTAACACAAGACTTGATCCAAGAATGGAACACATTCTATCgagacttgtttttattaaaccaaTTGAAAATTTCGAGATGTACAGTCATACCCAATTATGTAACGATACAAATTCATGGGTTCTGTGACAGTAGTATTAAAGCCTATGGCGCTGCCATCTATATACGATCAAGCGATAGAGTAGGAAACGTACAAGTTCACCTACTttactcaaaatcaaaaataagtccaatacaaccccaaactattccaaatttggaactttgttccagtttactgctcgcgacacatgtcgacaaaataaaacgagcattaaaatgtgacgtttccggAATCAACCTGTGGTCagattcaaaaataacattatgttggataaaaaatagtaaccctaaattaacttgttttgttaGTAACAGAGTCACAAAAGTATTATCACTTACAAACAAGCACGAGTGGTCATGGGTCCGCTCGGAGGATAACCCCGCCGACCTTTTGTCCCGAGGGGTAGCACCAGGCAAGCTGGAAACCAACCAGTTATGGTGGTCTGGGCCGGCGTGGTTGACCCAAAGTCCAAAACTCGAAcaattaatccaaataataaattatcaggaCCATTGTCCgtag
- the LOC134741289 gene encoding uncharacterized protein LOC134741289 isoform X1, protein MTIVRKPRRSNPSDFKTFLKNRADRLEATSPAVPSDAPSTSKKAMVTTSEPIKVTSKQFKCNQCPYCSSTHYINQCPKFSALNVIARIRAVNKLRLCFNCLSGTHVLTNCRASTCRVCEGKHHTLLHKPNTNTHVGSNPVPTRLPISTLIDEQPSSSQIETTLSNNTLIEKQINNARNRSVFLTTAQVLVRDKHNNVHKMKAFLDNGSQENFITENAAKKLQLNKEQLALNVIGFNEKVSSLLESCDVTLHSLDGTFTTNLSCFITPIICTTNILIPNVQRWHIPSRYKLADDEFNLAQDVDLLIGGEIFFDLLLTGKYKLGPGLPVLRRSRLGWIVTGSVQKKTESAIQCKVTVETQLKKFWEIEEGSAPNLPYDEKQCEDIFLKTHTHNSEGNFEIELPLKQPPTKLGQSRHIAYRRFKTLESKFERNPEFKDKYVNFMREFEQAGHMIQLQDNYDGPCNFLPHQAVFRDSPSTPIRIVFDCSCRTDNGISLNDIQYKGSIIQDELINILLRFRKYQYVINADIQKMYRCIYVKPNQQYLQCIFWRENTHQRLQIYMLTTLSFGLKSAPHIATRCLLQLSNENQHTFPAAAEAIANQFYMDDFIAGGDDENQVAETASQVNEILRGANFTLRKWKSNSEVIIKRVSETHTHQNTHTTEFGDKTHKVLGLAWSSDSDELMYTIKENQISHPITKRKVLGVISSIFDPLGLTGPVIVVAKIFIQKLFKAQLDWDTELTQDLIQEWNTFYRDLFLLNQLKISRCTVIPNYVTIQIHGFCDSSIKAYGAAIYIRSSDRVGNVQVHLLYSKSKISPIQPQTIPNLELCSSLLLATHVDKIKRALKCDVSGINLWSDSKITLCWIKNSNPKLTCFVSNRVTKVLSLTNKHEWSWVRSEDNPADLLSRGVAPGKLETNQLWWSGPAWLTQSPKLEQLIQIINYQDHCP, encoded by the exons ATGACCATAGTCCGCAAGCCCCGCCGCAGCAACCCCTCG GATTTCAAAACCTTCCTAAAGAACCGAGCTGACCGGCTGGAAGCGACCAGCCCAGCAGTACCATCGGACGCACCCAGCACTTCCAAGAAGGCCATGGTAACCACGTCCGAACCTATCAAGGTAACCTCCAAACAGTTTAAATGTAACCAGTGTCCGTATTGTTCGAGTACGCATTATATTAATCAGTGTCCAAAGTTTAGTGCATTAAACGTTATCGCGCGCATCCGAGCCGTGAATAAATTACGATTATGCTTTAATTGTTTGTCCGGAACGCATGTCTTAACAAACTGCAGGGCCAGTACATGTCGAGTATGTGAGGGCAAGCATCATACGTTACTACACAAACCAAATACCAACACTCATGTAGGTAGTAACCCCGTACCAACGCGATTACCAATATCAACGTTAATCGACGAACAACCGAGTTCTAGTCAAATCGAGACTACCTTGTCGAATAACACTTTaatcgaaaaacaaataaacaatgcgCGAAATAGGTCAGTTTTCCTTACAACAGCCCAAGTGCTCGTTAGGGATAAGCATAACAATGTGCATAAAATGAAGGCATTTTTAGACAATGGCTCgcaagaaaatttcattaccgaaaacgcggccaaaaagttacaattaaaCAAGGAACAACTTGCCTTAAATGTCATAGGTTTCAATGAAAAAGTGTCTAGCCTTTTAGAATCGTGTGACGTAACATTGCATTCCTTAGACGGAACCTTTACAACGAATTTGTCCTGTTTTATTACGCCTATAATTTGtactaccaacattttaataccaAACGTGCAACGTTGGCACATTCCGTCGCGTTATAAATTAGCTGATGACGAGTTTAACTTAGCTCAAGATGTAGATTTGCTTATCGGTGGGGAGATATTCTTTGATTTACTTCTTACCGGTAAATACAAGCTCGGGCCCGGATTACCGGTTCTGAGACGCTCGCGATTAGGATGGATAGtcacgggttccgtacaaaaaaaaaccgagtctgccattcaatgtaaagttacagtagaaactcaattaaaaaagttttgggaAATAGAGGAGGGTTCCGCACCAAATTTACCCTATGATGAAAAACAATGTGAGGATATATTTCTGAAAACTCACACTCACAACTCTGAGGGTAATTTCGAAATAGAACTTCCATTAAAGCAGCCACCTACCAAGTTAGGTCAATCTAGGCACATAGCATATCGGAGGTTCAAAACATTAGAATCCAAGTTCGAGCGGAACCCcgaatttaaagataaatatgtgAATTTCATGCGCGAGTTCGAACAAGCTGGCCATATGATTCAATTACAAGATAATTATGATGGCCCATGTAATTTTCTACCCCACCAAGCTGTTTTTCGCGACTCCCCCTCAACCCCTATTCGAATTGTTTTCGACTGCTCATGCAGAACTGATAACGGCATTTCTTTGAATGATATCCAATACAAAGGCTCAATAATACAGGACGAACTCATAAATATACTTCTACGATTCCGAAAATACCAATATGTTATTAACGCtgacatacaaaaaatgtacagatgtatttatgttaaaccAAATCAACAATACCTACAATGCATATTTTGGCGGGAAAATACTCACCAACGACTCCAAATTTATATGCTGACCACATTAAGTTTCGGCTTAAAGTCAGCACCACATATTGCAACCAGatgtttgttacaattgtcaaACGAAAACCAACACACATTTCCAGCAGCTGCAGAGGCCATAGCGAACCAGTTCTACATGGACGATTTTATCGCCGGCGGCGACGACGAGAATCAGGTAGCTGAAACTGCATCACAGGTGAACGAGATCCTGCGGGGAGCCAACTTCACGCTGCGGAAATGGAAGTCCAATTCCGAAGTCATCATAAAACGGGTGagcgaaacacacacacaccaaaacacacacacaaccgaATTTGGAGATAAAACACATAAGGTCCTGGGTTTAGCGTGGTCTAGTGACTCAGATGAGCTTATGTATACCATTAAAgaaaaccaaatttcacacccaaTCACCAAAAGAAAGGTACTAGGGGTAATTTCGTCCATTTTCGACCCCCTAGGCTTGACGGGACCAGTAATTGTagtagccaaaatatttattcaaaaattatttaaggctCAATTAGATTGGGATACCGAATTAACACAAGACTTGATCCAAGAATGGAACACATTCTATCgagacttgtttttattaaaccaaTTGAAAATTTCGAGATGTACAGTCATACCCAATTATGTAACGATACAAATTCATGGGTTCTGTGACAGTAGTATTAAAGCCTATGGCGCTGCCATCTATATACGATCAAGCGATAGAGTAGGAAACGTACAAGTTCACCTACTttactcaaaatcaaaaataagtccaatacaaccccaaactattccaaatttggaactttgttccagtttactgctcgcgacacatgtcgacaaaataaaacgagcattaaaatgtgacgtttccggAATCAACCTGTGGTCagattcaaaaataacattatgttggataaaaaatagtaaccctaaattaacttgttttgttaGTAACAGAGTCACAAAAGTATTATCACTTACAAACAAGCACGAGTGGTCATGGGTCCGCTCGGAGGATAACCCCGCCGACCTTTTGTCCCGAGGGGTAGCACCAGGCAAGCTGGAAACCAACCAGTTATGGTGGTCTGGGCCGGCGTGGTTGACCCAAAGTCCAAAACTCGAAcaattaatccaaataataaattatcaggaCCATTGTCCgtag
- the LOC134741289 gene encoding uncharacterized protein LOC134741289 isoform X4, with protein MDDFIAGGDDENQVAETASQVNEILRGANFTLRKWKSNSEVIIKRVSETHTHQNTHTTEFGDKTHKVLGLAWSSDSDELMYTIKENQISHPITKRKVLGVISSIFDPLGLTGPVIVVAKIFIQKLFKAQLDWDTELTQDLIQEWNTFYRDLFLLNQLKISRCTVIPNYVTIQIHGFCDSSIKAYGAAIYIRSSDRVGNVQVHLLYSKSKISPIQPQTIPNLELCSSLLLATHVDKIKRALKCDVSGINLWSDSKITLCWIKNSNPKLTCFVSNRVTKVLSLTNKHEWSWVRSEDNPADLLSRGVAPGKLETNQLWWSGPAWLTQSPKLEQLIQIINYQDHCP; from the coding sequence ATGGACGATTTTATCGCCGGCGGCGACGACGAGAATCAGGTAGCTGAAACTGCATCACAGGTGAACGAGATCCTGCGGGGAGCCAACTTCACGCTGCGGAAATGGAAGTCCAATTCCGAAGTCATCATAAAACGGGTGagcgaaacacacacacaccaaaacacacacacaaccgaATTTGGAGATAAAACACATAAGGTCCTGGGTTTAGCGTGGTCTAGTGACTCAGATGAGCTTATGTATACCATTAAAgaaaaccaaatttcacacccaaTCACCAAAAGAAAGGTACTAGGGGTAATTTCGTCCATTTTCGACCCCCTAGGCTTGACGGGACCAGTAATTGTagtagccaaaatatttattcaaaaattatttaaggctCAATTAGATTGGGATACCGAATTAACACAAGACTTGATCCAAGAATGGAACACATTCTATCgagacttgtttttattaaaccaaTTGAAAATTTCGAGATGTACAGTCATACCCAATTATGTAACGATACAAATTCATGGGTTCTGTGACAGTAGTATTAAAGCCTATGGCGCTGCCATCTATATACGATCAAGCGATAGAGTAGGAAACGTACAAGTTCACCTACTttactcaaaatcaaaaataagtccaatacaaccccaaactattccaaatttggaactttgttccagtttactgctcgcgacacatgtcgacaaaataaaacgagcattaaaatgtgacgtttccggAATCAACCTGTGGTCagattcaaaaataacattatgttggataaaaaatagtaaccctaaattaacttgttttgttaGTAACAGAGTCACAAAAGTATTATCACTTACAAACAAGCACGAGTGGTCATGGGTCCGCTCGGAGGATAACCCCGCCGACCTTTTGTCCCGAGGGGTAGCACCAGGCAAGCTGGAAACCAACCAGTTATGGTGGTCTGGGCCGGCGTGGTTGACCCAAAGTCCAAAACTCGAAcaattaatccaaataataaattatcaggaCCATTGTCCgtag